One Kwoniella newhampshirensis strain CBS 13917 chromosome 13, whole genome shotgun sequence DNA window includes the following coding sequences:
- a CDS encoding 5-methyltetrahydropteroyltriglutamate-homocysteine S-methyltransferase → MVKSAVLGYPRIGTNRSVKKAVESYWAGKSTAEQLQEVAKNVRKERWESIKNAGVDTVPSGDFTLYDHLLDHSFNFGVIPERYVAQNLTPLDTYFAMGRGRQDRSKGIDVVASEMGKFFDSNYHVVKVDHSPSTEFKLNQNQQLAEYEEAKALGITTRPVLFGPITYLSLVRKANNAPAEFQPLDLLDKLIPVYSELLKQLKAAGVEEVQIDEPILVVDKAETQGDLFKKVYEALAPVAPKITITTAYGRVGKSIEFLKDLPVYGLHLDLDREPKQLDEVVAAIKPTKLHLELGVVSGRNIWKNDLKASKDLAEKAIAELGADRVTVSSSSSLLHTPISIKVETKLTPQQLSWLSFATEKCEEVAALAGALNGKESELFEQNTKDIAARREFERTSDSAVRDRVAGITEEQLKRKSPFAARREAQKKHLNLPKFPTTTIGSFPQTKEIRVARAKFGKGEITQEEYEKAMEKEVQSVVEFQEKTGLDLLVHGEPERNDMVQYFGEQLNGFIFTQLGWVQSYGSRYVRPPIVVSDVSRPSPMTVRWSAYAQSLTQKPMKGMLTGPVTILNWSFPRADISKEVQSKQLALALRDEVVDLANAGIKAIQVDEPAIREGLPLRKADWDNYLTWAVDSFRLSTSGVEDDIQVHSHFCYSDFGDIFPSIQRLDADVISIEASKADLKLLDVFKSYGYSNEIGPGVYDIHSPRVPSAQEIKDRIAAMAKVLPADLLIVNPDCGLKTRGWKETEESLSNLVEAARWARETYA, encoded by the exons GCCGTCGAGTCTTACTGGGCCGGTAAATCTACCGCCGAGCAACTCCAAGAGGTTGCTAAGAACGTCAGGAAGGAGCGATGGGAGTCCATCAAGAACGCCGGTGTCGACACCGTCCCTTC AGGTGACTTCACCCTCTAcgaccatcttctcgaccactCTTTCAACTTCGGCGTCATCCCCGAGCGATACGTCGCCCAGAACTTGACCCCCTTGGACACCTACTTCG CCAtgggtcgaggtcgacagGACCGATCCAAGGGTATCGACGTTGTTGCTTCCGAGATGGGCAAGTT CTTCGACTCCAACTACCACGTCGTCAAGGTCGAccactctccttccaccgaGTTCAAGCTCAACCAAAACCAGCAGCTCGCTGAGTACGAGGAGGCCAAGGCTCTCGGTATCACTACCCGACCCGTCCTTTTCGGTCCCATCACCtacctctccctcgtccgAAAGGCCAACAACGCCCCTGCCGAATTCCAGCCccttgacctcctcgacaAATTGATCCCCGTCTACTCTGAGCTCCTCAAGCAGCTCAAGGCTGCCGGTGTTGAGGAAGTCCAGATCGATGAGCCCATCCTCGTTGTCGACAAGGCCGAGACCCAGGGTGACCTTTTCAAGAAGGTTTACGAGGCTCTCGCCCCCGTTGCCCCCAagatcaccatcaccaccgcctACGGCCGTGTTGGCAAGTCTATCGAGTTCCTCAAGGACCTCCCCGTTTACGgtctccacctcgacttGGACCGAGAGCCCAAGCAGCTCGACGAGGTCGTTGCTGCCATCAAGCCCACCAAGCTTCACCTCGAGCTCGGTGTCGTTTCTGGCCGAAACATCTGGAAGAACGACCTCAAGGCCTCCAAGGACCTCGCTGAGAAGGCTATCGCTGAGCTCGGTGCCGACCGTGTCAccgtctcctcttcttcttctctcctgcaCACCCCTATCTCCATCAAGGTCGAGACCAAGCTCACTCCTCAGCAATTGAGCTGGCTCTCTTTCGCCACTGAGAAGTGTGAGGAGGTTGCCGCTCTCGCTGGTGCCCTCAACGGCAAGGAGTCTGAGCTCTTCGAGCAGAACACCAAGGACATTGCTGCCCGACGAGAGTTCGAGCGAACCTCCGACTCCGCTGTCCGAGACCGAGTTGCCGGTATCACCGAGGAGCAGCTCAAGCGAAAGTCCCCCTTCGCCGCCCGACGAGAGGCCCAGAAGAAGCACCTCAACCTCCCCAAGTtccccaccaccactaTCGGTTCTTTCCCCCAGACCAAGGAGATCCGTGTCGCCCGTGCCAAGTTTGGTAAGGGTGAGATCACCCAGGAGGAGTACGAGAAGGccatggagaaggaggtccAGTCCGTTGTCGAGTTCCAGGAGAAGACTGGTCTCGACCTGCTCGTCCACGGAGAGCCCGAGCGAAACGACATGGTTCAGTACTTCGGAGAGCAACTCAACGgtttcatcttcactcAG CTTGGTTGGGTTCAATCTTACGGTTCCCGATACGTTCGACCTCCTATCGTTGTCTCTGACGtttctcgaccttcccCCATGACTGTCAGGTGGTCCGCCTACGCTCAAAGCTTGACCCAGAAGCCCATGAAGGGTATGTTGACTGGTCCCGTTACCATCCTCAACTGGTCTTTCCCCCGTGCCGATATCAGCAAGGAGGTTCAGTCCAAGCAgcttgctcttgctctccGAGACGAGGTCGTCGACCTCGCCAACGCCGGTATTAAGGCTATTCAGGTCGACGAGCCTGCTATCCGAGAGGGTCTTCCCCTCCGAAAAGCCGACTGGGACAACTACCTCACCTGGGCTGTTGACTCTTTCCGACTCTCTACTTCCGGTGTCGAGGACGACATCCAGGTCCACTCCCACTTCTGTTACTCCGACTTCGGAgacatcttcccctccatCCAGCGATTGGATGCCGatgtcatctccatcgagGCCTCCAAGGCTGACCTCAAGCTCCTTGACGTTTTCAAGTCTTACGGTTACTCCAACGAGATCGGACCCGGTGTTTACGACATCCACTCTCCTCGAGTTCCCTCCGCTCAAGAGATCAAGGATCGAATTGCCGCCATGGCCAAGGTCCTACCCGCTGATCTTTTGATCGTCAACCCCGACTGTGGTCTCAAGACTCGAGGCTGGAAGGAGACCGAAGAGTCCCTCTCCAACTTGGTCGAGGCTGCTCGATGGGCCCGAGAGACCTACGCTTAA